A single Carettochelys insculpta isolate YL-2023 chromosome 2, ASM3395843v1, whole genome shotgun sequence DNA region contains:
- the TMEM158 gene encoding transmembrane protein 158, whose protein sequence is MLLPLLPALLAACLPPCQGWSPAAAGGGQEEPELLLPPLNSSARSLASLERDVGGAGGRAEAGGPSPEPPPPAAGPPPPPQPQPQPQPQPAEEAPCNISVQRQMLSSLLVRWSRPLGIPCDLLLFSTNGHGRALFSAAFHRVGPPLLIEHLALAAGGAQQDLRLCVGCSWGRGRRVGRLRAAAAAAAASPPSSSLSEPGQFWLQGEPLDFCCLDFSLEELKGEPGWRLNRKPIESTLVACFMTLVIIVWSVAALIWPVPIIAGFLPNGMEQRRSAAAAAAAAAAGGK, encoded by the coding sequence ATGCTGCTGCCGCTCCTGCCGGCGCTGCTGGCCGCCTGCCTgcccccctgccagggctggagccctgccgcggccggcggggggcaggaggaacCGGAGCTCTTGCTGCCCCCGCTCAACTCCTCCGCGCGCTCGCTGGCCAGCCTGGAGCGGGACGTCGGCGGGGCGGGCGGGCGCGCTGAGGCGGGCGGCCCCAGCCcggagccgccgccgcccgccgcgggcccgccgccgccgccccagccccagccccagccccagccccagcccgccgAGGAGGCGCCCTGCAACATCAGCGTGCAGCGGCAGATGCTGAGCTCGCTGCTGGTGCGCTGGAGCCGCCCGCTGGGCATCCCGTGCGACCTGCTGCTCTTCTCCACCAACGGCCACGGGCGGGCCCTCTTCTCCGCCGCCTTCCACCGCGTGGGGCCGCCGCTGCTCATCGAGCACCTGGCGCTGGCGGCGGGCGGCGCCCAGCAGGACCTGCGCCTCTgcgtgggctgcagctgggggcgggggcgccgGGTCGGGCGGCTCCgggctgccgccgccgccgccgccgcctcgccTCCCTCCTCCTCGCTGTCCGAGCCCGGCCAGttctggctgcagggggagccgCTGGATTTCTGCTGCCTGGATTTCAGCCTGGAGGAGCTCAAGGGCGAGCCGGGCTGGCGGCTGAACCGCAAACCCATCGAGTCCACCCTGGTGGCCTGTTTCATGACTCTGGTCATCATCGTGTGGAGCGTGGCCGCCCTCATCTGGCCGGTGCCCATCATCGCAGGCTTCCTGCCCAACGGCATGGAGCAGAGGAGAagcgccgccgccgctgccgccgccgccgccgccgggggcAAATAA